TCACAAACTGCTTCTCAAATTGATCCATTGTCTCTGACATCTTCTGCAAATTGCCTGcaacaatgaaaaaaaaatcaaatttcatcatATTCACATAGGAATTTATTTTAGACTAATATCTAGACAATCTTTTTTCTTAGGGCTAATTTAGCCCAAAAGAGAATTGCCGAAAAATTGCCTTCCCCCCCCCCCCTTCAATTTTTTTACACTAAATTTTCGTGAATAACAATTTATCCTAAAAGTAAATAGGATAAGGTGATCAGAATCTTAAAAAGATATTGACGGAGAAATAACCTGTGTTCAAGGAAGATTCGAGAGACTTGACGATATTAGCCATGGATTTATTAATGGTGGTCATCTTAGCCTGGGTATCGAGCCTGGCAACCACAGCATCGAGGCGTGACGCGAGGCGGAGGTAGTTCATCTGCTCAGTGCGCTTCCGAATAGCGTTCTCGGCGTAGATACGAGCTCCGTCCATGTTACCTTTCTCGATGGCCTTCTTGACCTTCAATTTCTCAGATTTCTCGTCCTTCTCGCACTTCCTGGCCTGGCGCTGCAGGGATTTGGACGTGAATTTGAGTTCCATGATCTGGTTCAGGAGCTTCTCGGTGTTTCCCATGGCTAGAGTCTTTGTTTGTTCGCAGAGAAAGATTTGACCTTTTAGGGTTGAAGATTTCCTTTTGCtgtctttctccttttctttcttcGTTAAGAATTAGGGAAAACGGGACGAAAGCACCAAAAGCCGCGTAAAGGGCGGACCATCaacaaaatttcctttttcttcctAAATAAGTATCCAACATTGTGCAACTACAAAGCcgtatcatataatatattaaattataccaTACTCACTATTGAAAacatatatttactaaaaatttaattCTCAATTAATTTGTATGTAGAGTGATCAAAGATTTATGGATAtatatttaccaaaaaaaaattatgaatgtatccatcaatatttggttcaattataaatatgtgatttattttttaatttttatttagaaattttgtataaaaatatgaaacaaaaacaaaacccttGTTAGATTATAATATGGGGAATATTTGATACACGATTAGTACTTTTTTTATTCCataaataatcttaaaaatttGTCTAAtgtttttcttaatatttatttttaatattttattagatatttgtcAACTCCCTAACCTCGTGGAGTTTTAAAATTCCACTAATAGTCTACCAAATATTTTCccttataatattatttttctttattttctaataattttttgatCAAGTTTATATTAAGGGGACTCGTGACACCAAATCTATTAGTTACATTATATTGTATTAGATTATGGCATAACCATAATATACATGGAAAGagtttatgaaataaatatatggattaaatataaaattgatactCAAACTTGTTCACTTTTTCAAAATTGATACTTATGGGTTTTTTTTGTCTCAGATTggtattcaaattttttttcgtcAACAAAATCGATATTTGGGTCTAACAACGTTAAATTTAGGACACTTGGTACTCTAAAATGAAGACACGTGACAATGATGAtgccataattttaaaaaatatatttaaaaattaaaaatatataataatataataaatcaaaatatataaaactaaaaaaatcgttcaaaaaaaatataaatccaaatgAGCCCTGCTCGTTATGTTCATTTGAATCATTTTCCTCTCACCTTTTCTCATGTCTACAGTTGAACTCCCATTCACAAGCTCGACTTAGACGGATTTAGGGTGGTCTACAAATGGCTATTGTAGGAGAATATGAAAATTGcagtgattttttttttccaaaaacattaAGGGTAAATATGATTCATTGGTTGAACTTACCATTATCAATCAGCTACATATTTTCTCGTAACTTTTTTATTTCTTGGAGGaataaaaatatggaaagaaGATGAATATTCTGATGGTGCTATTCGTCAGGGAAGATGTTGCAATCTAACCATGATGATAAAAGCAAAAGGttaggatttttttttgttgcagaaaagaggaaaatgaaaaaaaaaattgtctactttttcaatttagttaaattaaaattttgtaaaatatttatttatttgctttcttCCCCATTAAGAAAAATTCCATTCTCAACAGTATTTGGATAATAAAAGGTTAGTTTCGTTTTGATAAAACTTATCTAACCTTAACTAATCAATCCTCCACTCATGATACATGATAAGAGGAAAAGTAGGGAAGTATTGGAAAGATTGACCGGATTTGAGCTTCAGCAGAACCGATATGGGGTTGGTCTGAACGGGCAGCTTGTCGGTGTGCCAAACGCAATAGATGGCAGCATGCAAGTATTAATCTcaaataaattgtaaaagatcTACCTTGTAAAACAATTGGCACCCTTTGTAGAAGATGGGTTTCTTGTTTAAAAAGAACTTAAAATTGAAGTATAAAATAGGTTTAATCAATTATTTTTGGATCTGGATGAGAAAAATTGGTGGGTGGGAGTTGTTCGCAaggatttttagaaaaaaataagtgATGGGAAGGAAGAAGAGAAGGGGAAGGGAATCTCGTCGTCGCCATTGCCGTCGAATTAGTAGAATAGGAAAGAAGAGGACAAGGGAATCTCCACGCAACTTTGGTGTCATCGTTGGTCGGATAGCTCACCGGAGGAGGCCAGATGGTGGCCTAGCAGCGTTGTAGAAGCAGGCGGCTaggtaggaaaaagaaaaagaagaaaagaaaacggGAAGGAAAAGagggaaaatgaaaaaagaaaataaaaaagaggtACAAATAGCCATCCACGTGGCACCGCACGATTGGCCAACTTTGCCACGTCAACAAAAATTAACTATATTAGACTGAGGTACCAATATTGTGAACAGAAAAAAAAGAGGGACAAAAGAAAACTATAAGTACAAATCTGAGAGAAGTGAACAAACTCgagtaccaattttatatttaaccttaaatatatttattaatatttatatataaactagATAAATTgtgttgaaaaaataaaattaaatgcttaaaattATTAAGTTTAAAATCTCATCATgatcaatttttaatgaattcatataaaagaaataaaaatatcctaaaataaaataacttactttatatatatggatgatattttagtaatttttcaattaaattagtaTTCAATTAATCTGTGacatttcatcaaaaatttaaataaaagtataatcatataacaaaatataatccATTTATGTACTTGTATAATTAGAAAATTAatgcttaaaaaatataaaaataattaattttacttggatttataaattattatattgaaaattaaatattaatatttcatctttagGTTAGCAGTACAAACAAGCTTATACTACGAAAAACCTTTCATTACAATAACTTAAGAAACAAGTTTTAGATAATCTTTGACAATTGATTTTTAAGAtggtccttttttttttgttcaaatgtATTGATCCAATTTAATAAATAGAAACATGGGGTTATGATGGTGTCTACAAATTATAGACGGTATCTAAAGTCAAACTAGCAAAGTAGTACATACCAATACCACCAAGGATATCTATAATCATCTTTCTTCTTTTACATCTTCCTCTGGATGGTAGTAGggattattattagtattattagttttttataaTGGGGGAGTAGAATGAAATTACTTGAGATTGAACTCAGATATTTTTAGAGGTTGTTGGCTTCTTTGCAGGAATTTAGATTGCTATATTAAACAAACATATTTTCACGTTTATTCTGATTGTGGACGTGATTAATTGCGATGAATATCAGTGACGACAGTACCATGCAATTCTAAAAATTCTACTTCAGGGTTTTAACAAAATGtttcagaaaaaataaaaatgaatctTTAACAATCAAAAGAAAACTATATACAATGCAAGCAGAAGTCACTGGCAGTAATTCCTTCTGAAAAACCCTACAAATCGAAAACTTCATACAATCAGCCATTGATTCTGATCCTATCTTTTGTTGGATAATCATCACCCAATTCTCACAATCTCAGGACTCAGATTTACAGTTTTCAGCCTTGAATGGATGATGAATTTCCAAGTTCCAACCAGGAAAAAACCCTCAATTATCTCCATGCATCAATAAAGCATCCAGTCCTTCAAGCCGCATGAGATAAGGAGCTTCGAGAACTCCCATATCGATCACTTTTCCTGGAGCTTCTCCCTAAACGGCCGCTGACTTGACGAGCATATCGCACAACAGCCTTAGCCCATCGCTTGATCTCAGCCTTGAACTTGTTGGAATCTAGCTCGTCTAATGATGATACTGCAGGTTCCATTGAAACCTCCATGAAGGAGAAACATCGGTTAAAGCTTCCCCGCTTCGTGTTACTGCTACTACTACCAACGTCGCCATTGTCCAAGCCAACTGTTCTCTTCACAGACATGGTTATCTACGTCCTATTGGGGCCGACAAAGAAGGTTGCAAATGATTCCTAAAACTGAAAAGTAAAACAATTTATATATACAAGTATGGGGTATTAAACTTTGATAAGTAACACGGCATTGCACAATTGACTAGACTTTTCAACTTTCTTGCAGCCAGATTCCTATAAAACTTTGGTCCATCTATTTAAACGTGTTGAGTCTAGTGAACATTTTAACATTAATGAAACAGTAAATCATCCTATAtgattagaaaatattttatgtttaaccaaccaaaaaaaaaacacaatggcattttcataaaaaaatttcaacttaagcgtagtttgattaatttatgcagtactagttttgaaattttgattgcAGATTAATGGTTACTAATTCTTAATAAAATGGGTTTCCTGATAACTATGGGTTTAAATGGAATTTTCTGTACATTGGGAATAATTATAGGGTAGGCTTGGTCACCAAATCACTTTGATTAGTAGTTATATTACTTAATCCAATTGATACCAAC
The genomic region above belongs to Gossypium hirsutum isolate 1008001.06 chromosome D05, Gossypium_hirsutum_v2.1, whole genome shotgun sequence and contains:
- the LOC107906124 gene encoding ESCRT-related protein CHMP1B, which gives rise to MGNTEKLLNQIMELKFTSKSLQRQARKCEKDEKSEKLKVKKAIEKGNMDGARIYAENAIRKRTEQMNYLRLASRLDAVVARLDTQAKMTTINKSMANIVKSLESSLNTGNLQKMSETMDQFEKQFVNMEVQAEFMESAMAGSTSLSTPEGEVNSLMQQVADDYGLEVSVGLPQPGAHAVSTKTEEKVDEDDLSRRLAELKARG